From Methanobacterium congolense, one genomic window encodes:
- the aksF gene encoding homoisocitrate dehydrogenase → MYKIAVIPGDGIGKEVMEATLHVLEASNLEFDYTFADAGDETKEKTGVALPEETLDIVKKSQACLFGAAGESAADVIVKLRRELDLYANIRPVKSYKGTKCLFEDVDFVIVRENTEGLYIGREEYTDDGATAVRIITRKASERICRFAFEYAKTTQRNRVTGVHKANVLKKTDGIFKETFYKVAEDYADVETEDFYVDATAMYLVTMPLHFDVVVTTNLYGDILSDEGAGLVGGLGLIPSANIGDKQGLFEPVHGSAPDIAGKGIANPSAMILSAVMMLEYLGENDEARKLEKALTQVLSDGKVVTGDLGGSASTMEMASEVRAKFEGS, encoded by the coding sequence ATGTACAAAATAGCTGTTATACCTGGTGATGGGATAGGAAAAGAGGTTATGGAGGCCACATTGCACGTATTAGAGGCTTCAAATCTTGAATTTGATTACACCTTTGCTGACGCAGGGGATGAAACTAAGGAAAAAACAGGAGTTGCACTTCCAGAAGAAACACTTGACATCGTGAAGAAATCACAGGCATGCCTCTTCGGTGCGGCTGGAGAATCTGCAGCAGACGTCATAGTGAAACTGAGAAGGGAACTGGACCTCTACGCCAACATCAGACCTGTTAAATCTTACAAAGGAACCAAATGCCTCTTCGAAGATGTTGATTTTGTAATCGTGAGGGAGAACACAGAGGGACTTTACATTGGACGTGAGGAGTACACAGATGATGGTGCAACAGCAGTCAGGATCATAACCAGAAAGGCTTCCGAGCGCATATGCAGATTCGCATTTGAATACGCTAAAACTACTCAGAGAAACAGGGTTACGGGTGTTCACAAGGCAAACGTTCTTAAAAAGACAGATGGAATTTTCAAGGAAACCTTCTACAAGGTTGCTGAGGATTATGCTGATGTGGAAACTGAAGACTTCTACGTTGATGCAACCGCCATGTACCTCGTAACCATGCCCCTACACTTCGATGTTGTGGTCACAACCAACCTCTATGGAGACATACTCTCAGATGAGGGAGCAGGACTCGTAGGGGGATTGGGACTGATACCATCTGCCAACATAGGGGATAAACAGGGACTCTTTGAACCTGTTCATGGTTCAGCTCCAGACATCGCAGGTAAAGGCATTGCAAACCCATCAGCAATGATACTCTCTGCAGTTATGATGCTTGAGTACCTTGGAGAGAATGATGAAGCCAGAAAACTTGAAAAAGCCCTCACACAAGTTTTAAGTGATGGAAAGGTTGTTACAGGGGATCTTGGAGGCAGTGCTTCCACCATGGAAATGGCATCTGAGGTCAGGGCCAAGTTTGAAGGGTCTTAA
- a CDS encoding 3-isopropylmalate dehydratase small subunit, with protein MKGKVWKFGDDIDTDIIIPGRYLILRGEDELAQHAMEGLDPEFPKKVSKGDVIVAGKNFGCGSSREHAPVALKGAGISVVVAESFARIFYRNAINVGLPLLEAKDISKKVSEGDEVDIDMDKGILKDLNTSEEFEVKGLPEFMLEILNKGGLIPYLKENISQME; from the coding sequence ATGAAAGGAAAAGTCTGGAAATTTGGTGACGATATTGATACAGATATAATCATTCCAGGTAGGTACCTAATTCTCAGGGGTGAAGATGAACTTGCACAACATGCAATGGAAGGATTAGACCCTGAATTCCCAAAGAAGGTCAGTAAGGGGGATGTGATAGTAGCAGGTAAAAACTTCGGCTGTGGTTCCTCAAGGGAACATGCACCTGTTGCACTCAAGGGAGCCGGCATCTCCGTGGTTGTTGCAGAGTCATTCGCAAGAATATTCTACAGAAACGCAATAAATGTGGGACTTCCACTCTTGGAAGCCAAAGATATTTCAAAAAAGGTTTCTGAAGGGGATGAAGTGGACATAGACATGGACAAAGGAATACTGAAGGATCTGAACACTTCAGAAGAGTTCGAAGTTAAGGGATTACCAGAATTCATGCTTGAAATCCTCAATAAAGGCGGTTTAATCCCCTACCTTAAAGAAAACATTTCCCAAATGGAATAA
- the hacA gene encoding homoaconitase large subunit has product MAMTMAEKILAKAAGKKESEAGEIVMANIDVAMTHDLTGPMSVESFEKIGVDDVWDPEKIVVVFDHQVPADSIEAAQNHIDMRKFVEEQGINNFYDVREGVCHQVLPEMGHIVPGEVVVGTDSHTCTHGALGAFSTGIGSTDMAMVFATGKLWFKVPETIKFNVTGNLAEKVYAKDVVLNIIGKIGADGATYKACEFGGETTQKMSVSDRMVLCNMAIEMGGKTGLVEPDQKTFDYLKGRTTKSYEVMKTDEDADSLEIMDIDVNDLEPQIACPHHVDNVKPVSEVEGTHIDQVFLGSCTNGRLSDLRTAAKILKGKRVSDSIRMLVIPASREVYTKAMDEGLLRTFVDAGALVCNPCCGPCLGGHVGLVGPGEVSLSTSNRNFKGRQGSSDAEVYLSSAAVAAASAITGKISDPRDL; this is encoded by the coding sequence ATGGCCATGACAATGGCAGAGAAAATACTTGCAAAAGCCGCTGGCAAAAAGGAATCAGAGGCTGGAGAAATAGTAATGGCAAATATAGATGTTGCAATGACTCATGATCTAACAGGCCCAATGTCTGTGGAATCATTCGAGAAGATAGGTGTGGATGATGTATGGGATCCCGAGAAGATCGTTGTTGTCTTCGACCACCAGGTTCCAGCAGACTCGATAGAGGCGGCACAGAACCACATCGACATGCGAAAATTCGTGGAGGAACAGGGCATAAACAACTTCTACGATGTAAGGGAAGGTGTCTGCCACCAGGTACTGCCTGAGATGGGACATATCGTTCCAGGAGAAGTTGTTGTTGGTACAGACTCACACACATGCACACACGGTGCATTAGGAGCATTTTCAACAGGAATTGGATCAACAGACATGGCTATGGTGTTTGCAACAGGAAAACTCTGGTTCAAAGTTCCAGAAACCATAAAATTCAACGTAACAGGAAATTTGGCTGAAAAAGTCTACGCAAAGGATGTTGTCCTCAACATAATCGGCAAGATCGGTGCAGACGGTGCAACCTACAAGGCATGTGAATTTGGAGGAGAAACAACCCAGAAAATGTCTGTATCTGACAGAATGGTTCTTTGTAACATGGCAATAGAGATGGGAGGAAAAACAGGGCTTGTTGAACCCGACCAAAAAACCTTTGACTACCTCAAGGGCAGAACAACCAAATCCTACGAGGTTATGAAGACAGATGAAGATGCAGATTCACTTGAAATCATGGACATAGATGTGAACGACCTTGAACCTCAGATAGCATGTCCACACCACGTTGACAACGTCAAACCAGTTTCAGAGGTTGAAGGAACCCATATAGATCAGGTTTTCCTTGGTTCATGCACAAACGGAAGACTCAGCGACCTAAGGACAGCTGCAAAGATCCTCAAGGGCAAAAGGGTTTCAGACAGCATAAGAATGCTTGTTATACCTGCTTCAAGGGAGGTTTACACCAAGGCAATGGATGAGGGACTTCTCAGGACCTTCGTTGATGCTGGAGCACTTGTTTGCAACCCATGCTGCGGTCCGTGCCTTGGAGGTCACGTTGGACTCGTGGGTCCCGGTGAAGTGAGCCTTTCAACCTCAAACAGGAACTTCAAGGGAAGACAGGGAAGTTCAGATGCAGAGGTTTACCTGAGCTCAGCAGCAGTTGCAGCAGCATCCGCAATCACAGGGAAAATATCAGATCCAAGGGATTTATGA
- a CDS encoding MarR family winged helix-turn-helix transcriptional regulator, whose amino-acid sequence MNQELELVESMDKLSGLMRKFQTQLRSGDLKEYTLRQLYYIELIDKNEGISVSQISKTLDVKKSTVSIAINQLINLGIVTKIQSDTDKRFYFLQLTPKGKDIMKLHKQIHEDTIKKILKILNPEEVESFIKLVNKITLTI is encoded by the coding sequence ATGAATCAAGAGCTTGAGCTTGTAGAATCAATGGATAAATTGAGTGGATTAATGAGGAAATTCCAAACACAACTTCGTTCTGGAGATTTAAAGGAATATACCCTTAGACAATTGTATTATATTGAATTAATCGATAAAAATGAGGGAATAAGTGTTTCTCAAATATCGAAGACACTGGACGTTAAAAAATCAACGGTTTCAATAGCCATCAACCAGTTGATAAATCTCGGAATTGTAACTAAAATCCAATCCGACACTGATAAACGCTTTTATTTCCTTCAGTTGACGCCGAAAGGTAAAGATATCATGAAGCTGCACAAACAGATTCATGAGGATACAATTAAAAAGATTTTGAAGATTTTGAATCCTGAAGAGGTTGAAAGTTTCATTAAACTCGTGAATAAAATCACCTTAACCATTTAA
- a CDS encoding OB-fold nucleic acid binding domain-containing protein: MSGEVNDEIMKEYERIKDKISYEDFLKKMEERKKEYEDVSFMSDLDIARTITGEYIDEKNEALSEGNKPQKISQLTAGHDNVCVIGRIMSVSNVKKFTNRKGNHGKLANMIIADETGQIRVTLWTENVKFLDEVIEGDVVKLNRVEVKQGFRNENNEIQTSRDSKLEKITDGNFEELPKYEEKLTNLADVKGESTVNVVARIIRIPRVRTFDRNGNDGKVMSLEIQDKTGQMQLTLWNNDVGIVEDLKLKEGDSIKVLGAQSRLRNGEVSLTHSWRGRIIKGEFDVPEYDEDILKIGDAHEMKNVTVIGVVCKNYDKITFERNDGSKGQVKSIEMQDETGSIRVTLWNDDADMKLEKGSIIKITGGNIEFDEYSGTDYRINTNWNTKIDEDPEIDDKLRENLQKCGDYIKPVEISTLNEMDDEGDEVDIIGRIISVQDPSEFQRTDGTSGTVRTVEIGDATGVVRTSFWDEKAEKSLNPGDAVKIENARTRFGNYNMELSVGRTSRLMEPSEEETKNLPSLSEIEEKIYKTKHVDELEEGDQNIRLLGRILNVYDPNQFQRSDGTQGIVRTVEIADGTGTVRASFWDEKANLPMKAGDTIKIENPRVNYRDGNIEISISRNTVVTKPKEDETGKLPSLDEIQDMIYKNRKIEDVEEEDRNIKVTGQIVEAYGNKILYEMCPNCNKRVNFSENAYICDICGEEIDEPNYLMIISCVMEDETGTMRATFFRKAAEEFIGMTTDEVRDVIAKTGDEGSLEDKVADMVGQEITIIADASYDEYNEEIRLNAKKVVSLKI, translated from the coding sequence ATGAGCGGTGAAGTTAACGATGAAATAATGAAGGAATACGAAAGAATTAAGGATAAGATCTCATATGAGGACTTCCTGAAGAAAATGGAAGAAAGGAAGAAGGAATATGAAGATGTAAGTTTCATGAGTGACCTCGACATAGCCAGAACAATAACTGGCGAATACATAGATGAAAAGAACGAAGCATTATCTGAAGGCAATAAACCTCAAAAGATATCCCAACTTACTGCAGGACATGATAATGTCTGTGTCATTGGACGCATAATGAGCGTGTCGAATGTTAAAAAATTCACAAATAGAAAGGGAAATCATGGAAAACTCGCAAATATGATCATAGCCGATGAAACCGGGCAAATAAGGGTAACTCTCTGGACTGAAAATGTTAAATTTCTCGATGAAGTTATTGAAGGAGACGTTGTGAAGTTGAACCGTGTGGAAGTTAAACAGGGTTTCCGAAATGAAAACAATGAGATACAGACAAGCAGAGATTCTAAGCTTGAAAAAATTACAGATGGAAATTTTGAAGAACTTCCAAAGTACGAGGAAAAGTTAACTAACCTGGCGGATGTAAAGGGTGAAAGTACTGTTAACGTTGTAGCCAGGATCATTCGCATCCCCAGGGTCAGAACCTTTGACAGAAATGGTAATGACGGAAAGGTAATGTCCCTTGAAATACAGGACAAAACCGGGCAGATGCAATTAACACTATGGAACAACGATGTGGGTATCGTTGAAGATCTCAAACTCAAGGAAGGAGACTCCATCAAAGTACTTGGAGCTCAAAGCCGTTTGCGAAATGGAGAAGTTTCATTAACTCATTCCTGGCGTGGAAGAATAATCAAAGGGGAATTTGATGTTCCAGAGTACGATGAGGATATCCTTAAAATAGGCGATGCCCATGAGATGAAGAACGTTACCGTGATAGGGGTTGTGTGTAAAAATTACGACAAAATAACCTTTGAAAGAAATGACGGCAGCAAAGGTCAGGTTAAATCCATTGAAATGCAGGATGAAACAGGAAGCATAAGGGTCACCCTCTGGAACGATGACGCAGATATGAAACTTGAAAAGGGATCCATAATCAAGATAACCGGCGGAAACATCGAATTTGACGAATATTCCGGTACAGATTACCGGATAAACACTAACTGGAACACTAAAATCGATGAAGATCCTGAAATAGATGATAAACTTAGGGAAAACCTCCAAAAATGTGGAGATTATATTAAACCAGTTGAAATATCAACCTTAAATGAAATGGATGATGAGGGAGACGAAGTTGACATAATCGGAAGGATCATCAGCGTCCAGGACCCCAGTGAATTCCAGAGAACGGATGGAACAAGTGGAACCGTTCGAACCGTTGAAATTGGAGATGCTACAGGTGTTGTGAGAACCTCCTTCTGGGATGAAAAGGCTGAAAAATCTTTAAACCCTGGTGATGCCGTGAAGATCGAAAATGCCAGGACAAGATTTGGAAATTACAACATGGAACTCAGCGTTGGAAGAACTTCCAGATTGATGGAACCAAGTGAAGAAGAAACCAAAAATCTCCCCTCTTTAAGTGAAATAGAAGAAAAAATCTACAAAACTAAACATGTAGATGAATTAGAAGAAGGAGACCAGAACATAAGGCTCCTTGGAAGGATACTGAATGTTTACGATCCAAACCAGTTCCAGAGAAGTGACGGAACCCAGGGAATAGTTCGAACCGTTGAAATAGCCGATGGCACAGGAACTGTTAGAGCATCATTCTGGGATGAAAAGGCAAACTTGCCAATGAAAGCTGGCGACACAATCAAAATCGAAAATCCAAGGGTTAACTACAGAGACGGAAATATAGAAATCAGTATAAGCAGAAACACCGTTGTTACAAAACCTAAGGAAGATGAAACTGGAAAGTTACCATCTTTAGATGAAATTCAGGATATGATCTATAAAAACAGAAAGATCGAAGATGTTGAAGAGGAAGATAGAAATATCAAGGTAACTGGACAAATTGTGGAAGCCTATGGAAACAAAATACTCTATGAGATGTGTCCAAACTGTAATAAAAGGGTCAATTTCTCTGAAAACGCATACATCTGTGACATATGTGGAGAAGAAATAGACGAACCCAACTACCTCATGATAATATCCTGTGTCATGGAAGATGAAACCGGGACCATGAGGGCCACCTTCTTCAGGAAAGCAGCTGAAGAGTTCATTGGAATGACCACTGACGAAGTTAGAGATGTTATAGCAAAAACTGGAGATGAAGGTTCCCTCGAGGACAAAGTCGCAGATATGGTGGGTCAGGAAATAACCATAATTGCAGATGCAAGTTACGATGAATACAACGAAGAAATAAGGCTCAACGCAAAGAAAGTAGTTTCTTTAAAGATCTAA